The following coding sequences are from one Octopus bimaculoides isolate UCB-OBI-ISO-001 chromosome 3, ASM119413v2, whole genome shotgun sequence window:
- the LOC106870262 gene encoding uncharacterized protein DDB_G0287625 — MRASIPIFSSICCYFLFLHGCHSEHVLSRNARELPGGTEHDYSPGKTAAKTDNIVQTTSPSATPSSTTKCPNLDSNDLANNGHRIMKRNNMQRSSFEASHEKRRVIKRTANSCVVAQRSRHELSTRRTDNNGRNTMRTSTSRTFSRENIRNNRISNRRQNSGATLETRRSAAENVQKLSSRRSIDSSRSLQENTRQQTYNTRRNSLTRDVSRTRRSRAVDNISRTQEIRKEISNTRQQADNTRRNSLTRDRSVVPSTRRSRDVDSSQKIREVRNVVSDTRRHADDTRRNSLTVSSRRQRSRSVDARRRVQDTGKENSDIIRKPDNTRRDSLTRESSRDSRIQRSRSVDTTRMRTQEIRKEVSNARRQTDNTRRNTLRRDSSVVSRTERSRSVDATRRMRDVKREVSKTRQEMDSTRRNILTRDTPDAFRNQRSRSLGSSRRTQDIRKEIPNTRRQANDVYRVSQTRDTSAVFRTRRSRSVVSSRRIQDVRKDTDAKQQGDNSRRNSLVHHSLVDSRTQRSRSVDSVRRTRELSKELSNTRRQTYDTRRNSLTREPLVVSRTRRARSTDSSRTTQDIRNEISNTRRQTDNRRRNSLMRDPSVDSRKRTSRDTEVSRRRREISQEILNTRRQVDETRRNSLSRGAPLVSRTERSRSVDSNRRSREIVNEMTRTRRQTDNIRRNTLTRDNSDVSRSRRSRSLDSSLVQNIRTGISNTRRQIDNSRRLAVRQDTSVVARVQRSRSVDSSRRIQETRRVMASTRRDVDNTRRDSLSDDTSLVRSVRKFRSAISETRDGSSNTRRVIDSTQRNSAVRDKKEYMSRLSDSERMRHSNRRNVHTRESRNDNENWRSIPINSHKRLSQARVPGNVREEMSNTRRHIDSGRRNVLLRESGDVSRNKKSRSVDFNRKSWQERIKFEVRYVKSNTRRRVDDMHQPSVVGGKSRSTESNRRQVRTEISNRRQIDNTRRNSAVYESRDVYRRQTSRSVDSNVMLHHTRRIRDVREDTGNTMREMRRTIRDNLSYDLPKAYRNQRAMYRTRQQIREKISDTRHQIHNIRQNARSAPHFQRSRLSDFNSFRIARTVSNQEVKIFGNSKQFLVSSYQNLQFDISFFLSRNFGAIVVINLENKPSFVTQSSNNSLSNLLPSLTPPNQKAEWSTAISLGVPVGLQMTDNEYSRLTLPSSFVLSSDRTTQKYIGNNGINEDSTLLMKNNVKQSKLETSTSEILSKSEADTNLFDIPSISTLQTQISPKAAEESSNDQTFRKYFSDILVNITNSFKWRKEMPRTILISMLALIGMRSNKNINKPLNRQLTSIMPSIF, encoded by the exons ATGAGGGCCTCTATACCAATATTTTCTTCGATCTGCTGCTATTTCCTGTTTCTACATGGATGCCACAGTGAACATGTTCTTAGTAGGAATGCACGTGAGCTACCAGGTGGAACTGAACATGATTATTCACCAGGGAAGACAGCTGCTAAGACAGATAACATTGTCCAAACGACTTCACCGAGTGCTACTCCGTCCAGTACAACTAAATGTCCCAATCTAGATTCAAATGATCTCGCAAACAACGGCCATAGAATTATGAAAAGGAACAACATGCAGCGGTCTAGTTTTGAGGCTTCACATGAAAAACGTAGAGTTATCAAAAGAACTGCAAATAGCTGTGTTGTTGCCCAAAGATCGCGTCATGAGTTATCTACCAGACGTACCGACAACAATGGGAGAAACACAATGCGCACTTCAACGTCTAGAACATTCAGCCGagaaaatattagaaacaacAGAATAAGTAACCGAAGACAAAACTCCGGGGCAACTTTAGAAACACGACGTTCCGcagctgaaaatgtgcagaaactGTCATCAAGAAGGAGTATTGATTCTAGCAGGTCATTGCAAGAAAACACAAGACAACAAACATATAACACCCGCCGAAACTCACTAACACGCGATGTTTCTAGAACACGAAGATCAAGAGCTGTTGACAACATCAGTAGAACTCAAGAAATCCGCAAAGAAATCTCAAATACAAGACAACAAGCAGATAACACTCGCCGAAATTCACTGACACGTGACCGTTCTGTAGTTCCCAGTACACGAAGATCTAGAGATGTTGATAGCAGCCAGAAAATACGAGAAGTTCGTAATGTGGTATCAGATACGAGACGACATGCAGATGACACTCGCCGAAATTCACTGACAGTAAGTTCGAGAAGACAAAGATCCAGATCTGTTGACGCTAGAAGGAGAGTACAGGATACTGGCAAAGAGAACTCAGATATAATACGAAAGCCTGATAACACGCGCAGGGATTCTCTTACACGCGAATCTTCAAGGGATTCTCGAATTCAAAGATCAAGATCTGTTGATACTACCAGAATGAGAACACAGGAAATTCGTAAAGAAGTATCGAATGCAAGACGGCAAACCGATAACACGCGTAGAAACACTCTCAGGCGTGACTCTTCGGTAGTTTCTAGAACTGAACGCTCCAGATCTGTTGACGCTACAAGAAGAATGCGCGACGTTAAGAGAGAAGTATCAAAAACAAGGCAGGAAATGGATAGCACTCGCCGAAACATTCTTACTCGTGATACTCCAGACGCTTTTAGAAATCAAAGGTCCAGATCTCTTGGTTCCAGCAGGAGGACACAAGATATTCGTAAAGAGATACCAAATACCAGACGACAAGCAAACGACGTTTACCGAGTTTCCCAGACCCGCGACACTTCAGCTGTTTTCAGAACACGAAGGTCAAGATCGGTTGTGTCCAGTCGGAGAATTCAAGATGTTCGCAAAGACACAGACGCAAAACAACAAGGAGATAATTCACGCAGAAACTCACTAGTTCATCATTCTTTAGTTGATTCTAGAACTCAAAGGTCAAGGTCGGTTGATTCTGTCAGAAGAACGCGGGAATTAAGTAAAGAACTTTCGAACACAAGACGACAAACATATGACACTCGCCGGAATTCATTAACACGTGAGCCCTTAGTAGTCTCTAGAACTCGAAGAGCTAGAAGTACTGATTCCAGTCGGACAACACAAGACATTCGCAATGAAATATCGAACACAAGACGACAAACAGACAACAGGCGACGAAATTCACTGATGCGTGATCCTTCGGTAGATTCCAGAAAACGAACATCTAGGGATACTGAAGTTAGCAGAAGAAGACGAGAAATTAGtcaagaaatattaaatacaagaCGACAAGTAGACGAAACTAGACGAAATTCACTTAGTCGTGGCGCTCCATTAGTTTCTAGAACTGAAAGGTCCAGATCTGTTGATTCTAACAGAAGATCGAGGGAAATCGTTAATGAAATGACAAGAACAAGACGACAGACAGACAATATTCGCAGAAACACTCTTACACGTGACAACTCAGACGTTTCTAGATCTCGAAGATCCCGATCTCTTGATTCCAGCTTGGTTCAAAATATTCGCACTGGGATATCAAATACGAGACGACAAATAGACAACAGTAGAAGACTTGCTGTAAGACAAGATACTTCAGTAGTTGCTAGAGTTCAAAGGTCCAGATCTGTTGATTCCAGCCGAAGAATACAGGAAACTCGCAGAGTGATGGCAAGTACAAGGCGAGATGTAGATAACACACGTAGGGATTCTCTTTCAGATGACACTTCGCTCGTTCGCAGCGTTAGGAAGTTCAGATCCGCAATATCAGAAACGCGCGATGGATCTTCCAATACTAGGCGTGTAATAGATTCCACACAACGAAACTCGGCTGTTCgtgataaaaaagaatatatgtctCGTTTAAGTGATTCTGAAAGAATGAGACACAGTAATCGCCGGAATGTGCACACTCGAGAATCTCGAAACGATAATGAAAACTGGAGATCCATTCCAATTAATTCCCACAAAAGATTAAGTCAAGCAAGAGTACCTGGAAATGTTCGTGAGGAAATGAGCAATACAAGGCGACACATAGACAGTGGCCGTCGAAACGTCTTACTTCGTGAATCTGGAGATGTTTCTAGAAACAAAAAGTCCAGATCTGTTGATTTCAACAGAAAATCATGGCAAGAAAGGATAAAGTTTGAGGTTCGATACGTTAAATCAAATACCAGACGACGGGTAGATGACATGCATCAACCTTCCGTGGTAGGTGGAAAATCCAGGTCTACTGAATCTAACAGAAGGCAAGTTCGTACAGAAATATCTAATAGACGTCAAATAGACAACACACGTCGAAACAGTGCGGTTTATGAATCTCGTGATGTTTATAGAAGACAGACATCTAGATCCGTTGATTCTAACGTCATGTTACATCACACAAGACGGATACGAGACGTTCGTGAAGATACTGGCAATACCATGCGTGAGATGCGACGTACCATTCGAGATAATTTGTCTTATGACCTCCCAAAAGCTTATAGGAACCAAAGAGCTATGTACAGGACACGTCAACAAATTCGCGAGAAAATATCAGACACACGTCATCAAATTCATAATATTCGTCAAAATGCTAGAAGTGCTCCTCACTTCCAGCGATCAAGATTGAGTGATTTTAACAGTTTCAGAATTGCAAGAACTGTTAGCAACCAGGAAGTTAAAATATTTGGAAACTCGAAACAATTTTTAGTTTCTTCCTATCAAAACTTACAGTTTGATATATCTTTCTTCCTGTCAAGAAACTTTGGAGCTATTGTTGTTATAAATCTAGAAAACAAACCATCATTTGTAACACAATCTTCAAACAATTCTCTATCTAACTTGTTGCCTTCATTAACACCACCGAACCAAAAGGCTGAATGGAGCACTGCGATATCACTTGGAGTCCCAGTTGGCCTGCAAATGACAGATAACGAATATTCTCGGCTGACGTTGCCATCATCTTTCGTCCTGTCTAGTGACAGaacaacacagaaatatataggaAATAATGGCATTAATGAGGATTCAACTTTATTAATGAAAAACAATGTAAAGCAATCTAAACTGGAAACAAGTACAAG tGAAATCCTTTCAAAATCTGAAGCTGATACCAACCTATTTGATATACCCAGTATCTCAACTCTACAG